The following DNA comes from Musa acuminata AAA Group cultivar baxijiao chromosome BXJ1-4, Cavendish_Baxijiao_AAA, whole genome shotgun sequence.
gaattttttttttattgaacttctcaaaaaaaaaaatacagatcTATACTTAAGGCTTATTATTCATCTACATGTATATGTcatctatttatagatataaaaTATAAGAGTCCCTAATctctataattttatttaatcttatttaaaatcttttaaaatatattttaaactaaaattttttttatccctAAAACTatatctaatcttatttaaaatataaaatattaatttatgatctTTCAAAATATACTTTAACTTCTTAAAACTCTCCCTTAAAGTATacttttgaaaataaaatatactttaattTGTCACTCTCGTAACTATCACCAAGCGTGAGATCACATCTAGAAATATGATCCCGACCAAAGTGTTCTCTACGATATATGTGAATATTACCATCTAGATCTTTTTTTATACTATCCGGAAATCTACCTGAATTAAATTGCTTTATCTAGAAACTTCTATGACTATTTGGAATACATCTTGACCCAAAGTTTAATCCAACCTTACTAGCCGGAAGATAATTGAAATCTCTAACTAGACTTCATGCAAAAGGCACATCTATACAAATAATTCAAGAATAGACTTGTGTAAACCAGAAATATCACCAAATTCCTCATAGAAATCAGCATACTATGATAGAAAAACTTTTTATGAACATCATTCATTTCTTCGTTCATGGCATCCTTTCGTTTTTAACTTCAACAAAACAAGCAGGTTCAAGATGATCAGTTGATTCAGAAAATAAACaatgatatatattaatattatcttcATCTTTATAACGTGCTTCTTTAATGATtgttctttttgatttttttaatgtttgaatTTTGTTCTTCATGAACATCATTATACCCTCTATTATTTTGCTCCATCAttagtaataaaataataatagaaaTAGATACATATGAGAAAAGAGATAAGTCAAAATCGATAAGAGTATTAGATGACAAAGGAATTGATTATGATGtgttattatttatctttattggtgcgagcatatagactcataaaaaaatataagaaaattctTTTCAGATTTATGGAACACCGAAAAGGAATTGAATTGGCGACAAGGATAATACAAAGCTAAATCATCCTACATTCTAAATACAACTTTGGTTCACGAATATCCATTCCTTTTCGTCGAAGTGGGTCGGATCAAGCTTTCTAATTGCTTGTCCACTCGTTTTGTTGGTCCAGAGGAATGAAATATTGAGTTCATCAACATTAACGCGTATCACAGTACGAGATGATCGAAGTGTGAGGACTCGTCGTAGAGGCAGCTCACTCTTGAAATTAATGTCCATTTGTAGCCCCAGTTGCAGTCACCATCCATCGTATTATTCCACTGCCCAACATTAGAAGCCAAAGAAATAAATCAGGAGTTGCACCACATTGTTTGGTTGACTTGTTGTAAGCCCACAATCAATGCTCACAAGAGAGAGTGTCGACATGAAGTTATTTAAGCCCATGATCCAATCAATGTGTTGTCGCATTCATCTGCTCGTTACCTGACTGTCATGTCACCAGAAAACAATAGAAAGCCAATCGATGGATACACCACATCAATTATCAAGAAAAGATCAGCTATaaaaagtgattattttaaatatttttattataaaaatacttTTAAGTGATTTAGTTAAGAAAAGTATCATCATAGAAAATGAACATAAGCATAATTATCGAGGATAAACTTTGTTTTTGtctaaaaaaatctaatttaaatATCAAAAGGATAACCGTAAAAAAGGTACCATAAGTTTTTGATTATGTTGCGAGTTTCTTACGTGTCGACATCGAATCGACATCGAACCTCCTTAAAATAAATTCAAACTGATTAATCCACTCCAGGATGACTACCAACATGAGACAATATCGACATTGATGTTTACTTTAGGTATACAAATTTTCAATCTAGTAAATGAATTCAACATTATTTATTTAGTAATATTAACATATGTAGAATATGAAAGTAGCTAAGAAGCCAGTGAGTTGGCGAGCTCAACTAACACTAACCTAATCtatgttttacataattttagataCTATAATACTAACAGATAAAACAAGTATCAATATCATGTTTAACTTTGATATCTCTTGATATGATAATCAACAAAGGATATAAAATGGACCGATCTAACCACTCAGGTATTATTTCTTTgactattattatattattatattgttgATCATAAGGTGCGTCGACCTCACGTCAACAAGCTTGACAAgaacattaaacatgggtgggttTTATGAGATAGAATTGAACCCTTCCTCCTCCTCACTGGAAAGAGATGATTCACCATCCAAAGCCAAAAAGCCTTTGTCTTTAGAATGTGAAAAGATTGTGATCACAAGACTTTTATCATTTGATAGGGATTCGAAACTGACACAATAAATCTAATCGATTTTAAACCTTTAAAATACAAATATATTATTAAGGATAATATTAATAGTCATCGTGTAAGAAAAGGGTGAATGAATCCCAATGCATATGCTTTTAAGTCTTTACAATGTGAACATAATAAGGCTGAAAAGGCAAATTACCAATGAAGGTCTATGCCATCATTTTGTTCATGGAAAAATGACTTTGACTAATACAGTAAGAATATCCTTGATATTATTCCAATTTTAATTCAGAAATCCTTATTCAacggaaaaaaaaaggagatttaATCTTTGGCTTTTCctgatttttttttgtcttttccaATGAGTGTCccacctttcctttcctttcctttgatTGTATTCACAAAATGGATTATTTCATAGGGTAaaacaatatattatttattttttacagtATTTTTTGAATAAGGTTACAATATTTTTTACctctataaaaatattataatcctatTAACAAACAAAGGAAAGTGAGCTTTTCTATATGTTTTTGTTtctaacctaacaataattttttatttgcaaCTAACTGAGGTTATAACAGttgataagtttttttttaattgcatTAAAGATACTATAATCATATTCAAATAATGCAAAAGGTTAGGAACTTTTTGTTTCTTTGTGTCTATCTTGTCAAGTGTATTTTGGAAATATAAAAAAAGTTGAGATGAGAAGATTTTCTTGATAAATTATCCAACAACATATTTAAGGTAAATCAGAATAACATAGAAAACTTAATGTAGAAATAAAAAGAAACTGCTTAATACAGTTAAGAGGATAAAGAAGACAATTAAGGAGAGGCACTGAAGTGGTCAACAAAGTTGTGCATTGCAAATTGTGTGTTTCCAGTATCATGTGGTTTACCAAAGCTGTGAGATCTGCAACCTCTGCTGGTCCTCCTACAATGGGGCCTCCAGAGGAATGGAAGTGATGTAGAAAGAGCATGGAGGTGAAGCAGATGAGGCAGTGGCCTTTAAATGCCCCCAACAGCCTCTTGTCTGATGGCCGCCCTCCCTGCCAGGGACTGACCGTCAAGTCGCTGGTGGCCGCAGTTGTGAGAATATGGTGCATGGTTGACTTGCATGGAGCAATCCAAAGTTTCTTGGGCGGTCCTCAACTCGAGACTATGCACAAGGCAACAACATATTGTTCTTTGGCACTAATTGGTGCGCGTCATCACTTGTCGACTCCACTTTCTCAGCTCAAACATGGAAGTCAGGTGACTGATGTTGTCAGAGTGTTCAAAGATcaacaaagagaagaaaataatgtTGCCTGGAAGGATCACACAAAACTCAAGCTACTACTCTTCAAAATTCAGATGAAGTAAAGCTTGCAAGATCTCAGTTTCTAGTTTGTTGCATTGCCAAAATGTAGGTGAAATGTGAGATGCAAACAGCAGGGAAGAAGACCATGCCCAAAGTCAGCATCGCCAGTTGCAGCAAAGCAGCAGGGGGGATGCACCTGCAGAGCATGATCCACCCACATCTGAATGTACCATATCATCACCATCTTCCCTCCTTTATTAGGTGCCACAGCCATACCCAACTCACACCATTAATGCTCCATCCATCACCCATCGAGGAATCAGACAAAACAAGAAGCAGCACAGCCATAACACCCTGCCATGGGAAAGACTAATGAGCAACTTGATATATAGGACGCAAGCGACTCCTCCTTGCATGTATTCCTACAGCTCCTTCATTGTCTTCATCTCTCTACTCGTCGGGGCGTATGGCGACAAGCTCCATAGAAGAGGCCTGCGAGGAAACCAGGGAGTGGCCGCCGGTGGCTTCTAAGAGCTTGCAGCGAGTGGGGAGCGGGGGGAGCGAGGTCATCGACCCGGAGGGCTGCGTCGAGGCCGAGTTCCGAAAGCTGCCGTCGTCCAAGTATAAGGGCGTCGTCTCCCAGCCCAACGGCCGGTGGGGGGCGCAGATCTACGAGAAGCACCAGCGCATCTGGCTCGGCACCTTCAACGAGGAAGCCCAGGCCGCGCGCGCCTATGACGTCGCTGTGCAGCGGTTTCGCGGCCGCGACGCCGTCACCAACTTCAAACCGCTGAACGACGCCGACGACGAGGACGCGGCGGAGCTCTTCTTCCTCGATTCGCATACGAAACACGAGATCGTCGACATGCTTCGGAAGCGCACCTACCATAACGAGCTACAACAAAGCAAACGATCGATCGGTGTAGATAATAAGAAGGGGATTGCTGGTCGCAGCAACGCGGCCGTGGCAGGCGCCACGGACCCGCTTGCTGGGGCACAGAGGCAACATCTCTTCGACAAGGCCGTGACGCCGAGCGACGTCGGAAAGCTCAACCGGCTAGTGATCCCGAAGCAGAACGCCGAGAAGTACTTTCCGCCGCAGAAGACAGGCGGCGCCGCCAGCAAGGGCGTGCTGCTCAGCTTCGAGGACGGCTGCGGCAAGGAGTGGCGCTTCCGGTACTCGTACTGGAGCAGCAGTCATAGCTACGTGCTAACGAGAGGTTGGAGCCGGTTTGTCAAGGAGAAGCGTCTCGAGGCCGGCGACGTCGTCACCTTCCAGCGGTCGACCGGCACCGACAAGCAGCTGTTCATCGACGCCAAGGCACGATCCGGCGTTCAGGTTCTTAGGCTCTTCGGCGTCAACATCGTCAGAGGCCCGGCGGCGGCCATCGGCGAGGGCGGAGTGGATGATAATGCTGTCTTTTGCGCAACGGGGAAGAAGAACAGAGATCATATTACGGAGTTGGTATCATCACAAGGGATGTTTAAGAAGCAACGCACAGAAGCTTTGTAATATTTCCAGTACTAAGAATGAGACTGAAACTCTAGTCGAAGACATATATGTGGCTGAAACTTTGTGCCCATTACATGCTAAATATGATATTGACCGAAACTTTATTGACCTCGTGGTGGGTGTAAACTTTGTTGGCTCTCATATCATATTAGTTTTTCTATATCATTGGTGCAACATGCAACATGCAACATACAGTACTTTTGGATTGATGGAAGAGCACCTATTTATATTGattaaaaagataaaagataatttttttactaataaatctttcaacctcatttatttatttaaatataaatttttatattttatttttaatctaattctaactatttaaattaattttaattcaaATGATTGTAAATCGAAGTtgtcattaaataaaataaaatctttctTTTGTCATTAAATAAAATACAGTAATCTATTTGAATTTCACCTTTATCAATCAGTTACATATGTTTACAAGTCTTGATGATCTTCACAGGATTGGAAGCTTTAGTAAATTTTTGAAGGGTTTGAGTCAATCTTAGTGTCACCAAACTCTTCTTTGGCTGAATAAGTATCAAGTTTATCATTCACATTACTTGCAGATGAAAGATtcttatcaaatgcagtttcagaaTCATTTTAAGTGCAAAGATGTATCTATCTATAGGTCTTTTAGGTTTAACTAGCTGATATCATACTTTCCTGTAGTTCACGATCGACATCAATGAATCATTGGAGCCGCTAAGAAGTTTGATGTTCACTTGGTCATAATTGTTAGATTTGACTTCCCAACTATTTCCTATTCCATCATTTTGTTTTAACATCGTAACTTCATCCGTGATCTCAGAAGACTTTGCTAAGGTAGAAGATGGACATGCTTTAGAAATAGTGAAATCTACATCGTTTTCCTTAATTGTTTCCCTTGCATGCTGTCTCATTAATAATAGTTTTTCAATTaccataatttttatgatttataaaaattatatagatttataaaaattcaaatgatcataatttttatgttATAATGTCGATTCATCAGTAGCAACGAcagtgaaaaaaattaaaaataataatagaaatattttattttttataaaaaaaatcaaaaataataagaaaaatactttattttttttatttgctgTCAATTTATCAATTCTCCTActataaataagatatttttttattattaaaaaaagtaTAATATCCTTTTCCCATAAATTATCTTATAccaatgagattttattttaaatcaagaataaacaacacatcatcaatatttttttacGATATTCATGTTCTTTTTCCTTCTACTTGAACCTTACGATCATTTTTCATCTGCACTATAGATTTGATTGAATCATCAAATTTTTGAAACAAACTTTTATCCCTTGTCAATTATTACAGCTACTATCTACAAGAAGATCTAAAATATTCTTTTTCAGAtgctataaagaaaatattttctttgtcatTTACTCCACcattatttctctcatgataatttgtttgatttttattcCAATAGTCTTTTTCaagatgattatatttttaacaGTAAAAACAGAAAGGAACATTTAGATTTTAATTTTTGTACTAACAATACtttttaatatatctaatttTTTTGCAACAAAAATATTGATGGGtttctttgttattttcattTGACTGGCCTCATCCTCTGCCATTTTGATTTCTCCCTTGAGATAtagtttctgatttttttttgtcattctttTAGTCTATCTTCATTTGTAGAGTATGTTATAAGATTTCATTCAAATATTTGTTCACTTTTTATTCATGAACTAAAAAGGAGTCTATTAATTCATTAATAGATAATATACTTGTATCTTTAACTTCTTATGTAGTAGTAGAATTCATATACTCTGTAAAACTTGTTCTACTACAGTTTGATCTTTTAAGTTTTCAGATCTCTTAGTATTCACAATAGAAAAGACTTTTAAGAATAAATCAATGGTAGATTCAGAATCTTTCATC
Coding sequences within:
- the LOC135672310 gene encoding AP2/ERF and B3 domain-containing transcription factor RAV1-like translates to MATSSIEEACEETREWPPVASKSLQRVGSGGSEVIDPEGCVEAEFRKLPSSKYKGVVSQPNGRWGAQIYEKHQRIWLGTFNEEAQAARAYDVAVQRFRGRDAVTNFKPLNDADDEDAAELFFLDSHTKHEIVDMLRKRTYHNELQQSKRSIGVDNKKGIAGRSNAAVAGATDPLAGAQRQHLFDKAVTPSDVGKLNRLVIPKQNAEKYFPPQKTGGAASKGVLLSFEDGCGKEWRFRYSYWSSSHSYVLTRGWSRFVKEKRLEAGDVVTFQRSTGTDKQLFIDAKARSGVQVLRLFGVNIVRGPAAAIGEGGVDDNAVFCATGKKNRDHITELVSSQGMFKKQRTEAL